In a single window of the Malaciobacter mytili LMG 24559 genome:
- a CDS encoding site-specific integrase produces MQERTNNFLEPDVFAKFIGEIKNYKTNHPNPFLRKLIHKFFCFGGLRAEEMQHIKHEDISFKTMEQKKYMQIYVLGKGNKERFVYILFNNKH; encoded by the coding sequence ATGCAAGAAAGAACAAATAACTTTTTAGAACCTGATGTTTTTGCAAAGTTTATTGGAGAGATAAAAAACTATAAAACAAATCATCCCAATCCTTTTTTAAGAAAGCTTATTCACAAGTTCTTTTGTTTCGGTGGACTAAGAGCAGAAGAAATGCAGCATATAAAACATGAAGATATCTCTTTCAAAACAATGGAACAAAAAAAGTATATGCAAATATATGTTTTAGGAAAGGGTAACAAAGAACGATTTGTTTATATTTTATTTAATAACAAGCATTAA